The Desulfarculaceae bacterium genome window below encodes:
- a CDS encoding VOC family protein — protein sequence MSAHIHHVSVFVEDMERALELFCGILGLEEIQRLDGVQGSRISALLGKDDFQANMVFLKHPKQKVCLELVRQTRPQAETPEPGAAGRFGISLTVADLDAAHAGLRRAGWAPLSEPLEMIDPSGRSIRLFCFLTEDGLMVELIQQIA from the coding sequence TTGTCCGCTCACATACATCACGTGTCGGTATTTGTGGAAGATATGGAGCGGGCCCTGGAGCTGTTTTGCGGCATCCTGGGCCTGGAGGAGATTCAACGTCTGGACGGGGTGCAAGGCTCGCGCATCTCCGCCCTGCTGGGCAAGGACGACTTCCAGGCGAACATGGTTTTCCTCAAGCACCCCAAGCAGAAGGTCTGCCTGGAGCTGGTGCGCCAGACCCGGCCCCAGGCCGAAACCCCGGAGCCCGGCGCGGCGGGCCGCTTCGGCATCAGCCTGACAGTGGCCGACCTGGACGCGGCCCACGCCGGGCTGCGCCGGGCGGGCTGGGCCCCCCTGAGCGAGCCCCTGGAGATGATCGACCCCTCGGGCCGGAGCATCCGGCTGTTCTGCTTTCTCACCGAGGACGGCCTGATGGTGGAGCTGATCCAGCAGATCGCCTAG
- a CDS encoding thiolase family protein — MPKPMVIGAGMIPFGKHPERTVVDMGAEAAYLALKDAGIGPERVEACFFANAVSSRLFGDSTIGQNVFWEVGINRVPVVNVENACTSGSTAFYLACNAVAAGQAEVALAVGAEKMCVPEFGLINSGESEWDTQLGLVAPASFALRAKRHMAEFDTSLEELALVAVKNRAHAARNPVAMFREAITVDEVLAAPMIVDPLTRLQCCPIADGAAAALVCSPSAAKELGGDAVRVDAAVLGTGDYRSPQNLASWETDYRVCGQAYEKAGMGPVDLDLVECHDAFSISEILHYEALGLCPPGEGGRFVAEGHASLGGRVPVNPSGGLLSRGHPVGATGVAQVVELVSQLRGRAETRQIPGARVGLAHCMGGDKAGDTKSCTVIILST, encoded by the coding sequence ATGCCTAAGCCCATGGTAATCGGGGCGGGGATGATCCCCTTTGGCAAGCACCCGGAGCGCACGGTGGTGGACATGGGGGCCGAGGCCGCCTATCTGGCCCTGAAGGACGCGGGCATCGGGCCGGAGCGGGTGGAGGCCTGTTTCTTCGCCAACGCGGTGAGCAGCCGCCTTTTCGGGGATAGCACCATCGGCCAGAACGTGTTCTGGGAGGTGGGCATCAACCGGGTGCCGGTGGTCAACGTGGAGAACGCCTGCACCTCCGGCTCCACCGCCTTCTACCTGGCCTGCAACGCCGTGGCCGCGGGCCAGGCCGAGGTGGCCCTGGCGGTGGGCGCGGAGAAGATGTGCGTGCCCGAGTTCGGGCTGATCAACTCCGGGGAGAGCGAGTGGGACACCCAGCTGGGCCTGGTGGCCCCGGCCAGCTTCGCCCTGCGGGCCAAGCGCCACATGGCTGAGTTCGACACCAGCCTGGAAGAACTGGCCCTGGTGGCGGTGAAAAACCGGGCCCACGCCGCCCGGAACCCGGTGGCCATGTTCCGCGAGGCCATAACCGTGGACGAGGTGCTGGCCGCGCCCATGATCGTGGACCCGCTCACCCGGCTGCAATGCTGCCCCATCGCCGACGGCGCGGCCGCCGCGCTGGTCTGCTCGCCCTCGGCGGCCAAGGAGCTGGGCGGGGACGCGGTGCGGGTGGACGCGGCGGTGCTGGGCACCGGCGACTACCGCTCGCCCCAGAACCTGGCCAGCTGGGAGACCGACTACCGGGTCTGCGGCCAGGCCTATGAAAAGGCAGGCATGGGCCCGGTGGACCTGGACCTGGTGGAGTGCCACGACGCCTTTAGCATCTCGGAGATTCTGCACTACGAGGCCCTGGGCCTGTGCCCGCCCGGCGAGGGCGGACGCTTCGTGGCCGAGGGGCACGCCTCCCTGGGGGGGCGGGTGCCGGTGAACCCCTCCGGCGGGTTGCTCAGCCGGGGGCACCCGGTGGGCGCCACCGGCGTGGCCCAGGTGGTGGAGCTGGTGAGCCAGCTGCGCGGCCGGGCCGAAACCCGCCAGATTCCCGGCGCCCGGGTGGGCCTGGCCCATTGCATGGGCGGGGACAAGGCCGGAGACACCAAGTCCTGCACCGTGATCATTCTCAGCACCTGA